TACACCTAGTGCAGAAAAATAGTAATCTGTACCTGTTCTCCAGTTTTAACGTCCACTGGTGTTCGCAATGAGAACATGACTTCCCTACCAAAAAGGCCCTTTCCTTTGATCTCCCAACTGGACCCTTCTGAGGTAATATGAGCACTGTGATTAACCTGATTTGGCAAGGTAGTGaaacaattataaaagaatgcAGTCCCAATTTGCCGAAAAGCACTGTCAAACTGAAGTTGTTGGATCTTTTGACATGGTAATTTAATAAAAGAAGTCACAGGAAGTCAGAAATGTCCATTGCAAAAGTAAGTAGAGGTTCGCGGACTGTTGGACATAAACTAGAAAAATGCCGATATGCTTGCATTTTGAGAACTTACCAGATCAGCAAATGGTATGAGAGCAAGCTTATCTCCACGGAGCTCTGGAAATACCCTGGACCTTAGTATTCCAAATGCCCATAGGAAATCATCAAATGTTATGGTACCGGGGAAGAGGTCCTTGTTCGCATTTATGATCTCAGCTTCAACGCTTTCAAATTCACTCTGCACATAGTCTTTGACACCCATTGTTGTGCTCAGTAATTGTGTTCCTGCAAGTGATAGAAGCACAGGATATTAATCCAGCAAGCAACAAATCCACCAGAGCTGCTGGAAATTACAGAAGAAACGCATGGATTTTGGTCTCAAAAAATGCATGGATTTTTGCATCGCACACGCACCTTGTATCTCTAGGAGCTCTTCTTCTGACCTGCACTGGAGGCACGAAGCACCATCCAAAAGCATAAGAACGGCGCGGAAGAACCATttcagcaaacacagggagggCGATCAGCGTCAGCTCACTCACCAGAAGATGGTGGAGTCGGTCTGGCGCGGGAGGACGGCGAGGTAGGGCGCCCACGGCGAGTCCGCCCCGCGCGCGACTTCccgtagcagcagcagcgcgacgGCGACCCACGGCCGGAGgcccccatcgccgccgcacgcgcggCCGATGTCGGAGGCTGCGACGGCGTCCGCGTCCATCCAGAGCTTCTTGGGCACCTCCGCGACGACCTCCCCGCGCGGCAGGTCCCGCGCCGCCACGAGGCCGAGGCCCTCCGGGACGGCGGCCGGGGAGGCCTTCCCCTCGACCGCGCCGTGGGAGGACAGCCACCGCCGGAAGTCCTCCAGCGCGGCGGTCGACGCTGCCGCGCTgaccgcgcgcgcgcggggaagCAGGCGGTGGGACCTCGACGGCAcgcggaggcgaggaggaggcggtcgAATGGAGAGCAGACGGTGCCGCGgcaggaggaggcggtggtgttGGGGTTGGAGCGCGGCCATGGTCGCGGTGGCGCACGGCGAGGAGCGCGGGGCAGGCTGCGGCGAAGGGGATAGATGGATTTGGACGCCCACGACCGTTGGTTTCGTTAtttccggcgggagtggataTGCTAGCGCAGCCTCCCAGGCCCGCAGGTTGTGCCGAGTGATCTTCGGCAGTAGAACTTCTTTTGATTGAAGCTGAATTCCTGGCAGAACTAATCAGATTTTTAAAAGCTGGGTTTTCAACTTCTAACGTGTTTGCCAGAAGTTTGCATAATTCAGTTCAAATTGGAACACAATCAAGATAGAATTAAATTCCGAGCATTGAATAACAGGGTAGTGCTAGACCTCTAGTCTGGCTCAAACAGTTGCTCATGCATCGTCAGTTCATAACGTGCGATGCACATCTACGCCTCGTTCGGTTTGCTGGCTGGCTAGTGGCTGAgctgatttggcgtgagagaaaaatactgctggctggctgattGGCTGAGCTGATTTGACGTGAGAGGGAAACACTGTTGCTGCTGGCTgaaccagccagccgaacaaggctcTAGCTTGAACAACATATGGCTCAGAACGTAACCATATCGCTCAGAAATGAAGAGGCGTGGCGCCCCTGGTCGTTACAACATAAATGGCACAGAAATGCTAGAACCGCGCTTTTAACCAACCCTGATAGATATGGCATATCAGCATCATAGTTAATAGGTTAGTTACAGCGAAGCACACTTCGTTCTGTTTTGGCAATTTCTTTGGGACAGCATGCCAATAGCCAAACACAAAATACACATGTCCAGCCCTTATTAAGCCAACAGAGAAGAAGAGGCGTTTGCATAGCATCTCATATTGCTTGATGAGGTCTCCCCAACCCCGAGCACACTTCCAGATCAATTCTTCCTTCCTTCACAGAGGATAAAGTGGTACCCGTGCCTTCACCAGAAGAGAGAGCAGCGTAATGAGTACCAGATAAAAGATGAGGTAAGAGCAAGTATCTTCAGGAAAGCGAGATTTTGAAGAGCGTGTCAGTGTTTTCCTCATACATGCATCAAAAGCATATGAACCTAATTGTTAAGTCCCAAGGAACAATGCAGGACTTATGCATTGCAAACTACTGCTAGGATATTCAGTAGGCCAACAATGGAAGAAAAGCAGTGGCAATGACATACGTGGACTTGAATGGTGCGCTAACAGCTCCCACGGGTGTGTTGAATGCAACCTCCTGGAAAGGGCCAGCCATCTTGCCACGCGGGAACCAGCCAAGATCGCCACCTTTCTTCCCTGATGGGCATTCAGAAAACTCCTGTGCTACCTGCAGCATGAAGAAGGCGCCAAATTACGCATCACAATTTGGTGTCTAGTAGTACTGAATTTACAAGAAACTATCCAGACCAAATAGTTGGCCAGATTGTACATGACAGAACACTATCCAGACAAAATTGTTAGTATACATGGCAGATCGCTGAACTGATATTGAAGTTGGTGACATATGAGGTCAATACATGGACCGGAAACTCTACTGAATCATTTAGAAAGTTCATCAACCTGAAGGAATATTCACCACTATTGACTATTTTTCAGCACTTGACTCTATGCAAACTGGAATCGCTAATTGGTGCTATGAAAACCAACCACCAATCGCAATTTGCAGGTGCGGGTGCGGATCTTGATTTCCACCCGCGGGTGCACCCGCACCCGCCCGAAACTAACAAGGCCGAGCCCAAATGGAGTAAGCCCAGCCCAATATgcgtgatatatatatatcagaaATCCTAGTCTATCTCTCACTCTCATCTCACCCCTCCCTCACCCGGCGGCCGCTCGGCGGCTTGGCGCCCATCACCCCCATTCCCCATCCCAATTCCCTCCCCTAACCTCTCTCCCTCGGCTTCCCGCCTTGCCCCTGCGGCGCGGGATGGCCAGCGCACGCCGCTTGCCCCTACAACGCCGGATCTCCCCACCTCAGGCGCGAcccgcggcagccggcggctTGCACctacggcgcgcggcggccggcagcttGCCCCGGCGGCCAGATCTCTCTACCTCCGCCAGGACCGCCACGAGCACGAAGGCGTGCGCGGTGCGGGAGTACCGGCACATTCGCTCCTTTATGTCGCAGCCGAACTCCCAGGGGACCATGGCGGCGAAGGCGCCGGGGCCACCGTGaacctctcctccttcctcttcctttgaTCCTTTCCCCTttggcgtcctcctcctccttggcctggtgctggtcggcggcgtcgagctgcgGCGGCAGTCGCCCTCCTCCTTGGCTTCCCTCTCCTCTGTGGTGGAGAGATCCGGCCGCCGGGGCAAGCTGCCGGCCGGATCTCCCCAGTCCCCTCACCAGCACAACCGACCGCGTAcacggcgcggtggcggaggtggggcCTGCGGgcacggcgcggtggcggcggcctccaACACGGCGGAGGCAGCGATCTGCGGGCATGTCGCAGCGGCTGCGGCCTCGAGCACGACGAAGGCGGTGGCCAATaggcgcggcgcggtggcgaaGTCGACGAAACCCGCGGGTGCCCGAGACCCGCCCGAAACCCGgcaggtgcgggtgcgggtccaGAAATCCACCCGCGGGTCTTGCCGCGGGCGGGTTTTCCCCTGCTCCGCGGGTGGGTTTTTgccaaacccgcacccgcacccgcgggtgCCATCCCTAGCTGCAACCAGTGTGTGCATAAAAATGCGGCTCAGATAGCTATAATAGGTGGGATAACTTCAATTTGCTTCAAACTAAATGCTAGAGCTACTGCATTGATTTTTCATTGCATGTATTTTGTAGACATAGCTTGTCAAAGCTTTGATCTCTCATGCTAGCCCAGTTCTTCGGACAGTAGTACCCAAAACCAATTCGCAGTCCAAAACTGGCTCAGTCAAGTATATGTTTTAAGATTATGCCATTACCATTTTTTTTTGGCCCTGCCAACTACAAGAAAAATTGCCCAAACCTATGTAGTCTCATTGTCTCAATAGATCTGCATGCATCATCTAGAGCCAGCAACGCCACCCAGTCTTTAAATAACTGTTCAATCATATATTCATATGTGCTTGTTATGAGACAAAAGGACTTAAGGCAGTAAGGGTCTTTAACAAAGTGCAACAAAATCATCAAGAGTTCATTCATAGTCACAGAACAGAATCAACAGAAGAAAACAATGATGCATACTGCAAACATAACATGTAAATAAGGACAAGGGTCGAATGTCTGAATATCATTGTATCCCTAAACAATTAATTCCCCTCAAGGCCCAAATACAGACAGGAAATTTCACAAAAAAAGAGACATAAAAAACTTTGAAGTTTTATCGGTATCTATGTGCAAGATGCCAAGATTCCTCACTACCCTTTTCTTTTGAGCAAACCTAACTAAGTTTTAGCTAAGCTGTATAGAAAAGTGCTCATCGATCGGCCCTTTACCTTAGCGAACTCAGCTGGAGGAACCTTATCCCCATTGTCCAGCCATCCATCCTGTAACTTCTTATAAGCCTCATTGATCTTCCCCTGCTTCTCACACAATACGTGCCTAGCTGCAGATGCGGGGCAACACACACAACAAGTCAACAATCCAAACAAAAATCTTTGAACAACTAAACATGAATAAATGGAATTACTAGTAAGAATAATTGCAAGTCAATTTCACAACATATCCTAGAGGGAATCACAATCAGTCACGGACGGCCCATCCACTCAGAACCTGGGGAACCCCCACAATCGCAAGATCTCACCCAAATTCAGTGAGCTTTCACCCAATACTACAAGAACAACACGTGGTACCTTTGACGTAGGTGCAGGTGCCGAGGCCATCTGCGGACTTGCCTCCCTTGCCCTTGCCCCCCTtgccgccggcgtcgtcgccgcccGAAGATGCggccttgcccttgcccttcgCGTCCTTCGGCTTCGAGTCCTTCCCCATCGGCGGCCACGAGGTGGATCGGATTGGTTTGGAGAGACCAAAACCCTACTTCCAAGTAAGACTGGCTCAGCTCAGACACGACGGCGACGATGACGGCGACGCGAGGACGACGAAGATATTTGGCCGGGACGGAGAAGGGCCTTATTGTAAAGGCCGTATTGGGCCGATTTAACGGGCCAGTCTAATTGGGTTGAAACTGGGACGACTGATCTGTGTTAtcgctttctctcccttttCAGAAGCCCGTTAACTCCATGATACGACTCATTTTTGTTCAATAAAAATTTGGTTCCTCAACCAAAAAAATGGCGCGTAACTGGCGGCAGTTAAGAAACCGACACAGGAATTTTTCCGCATTCATAACTGCATGTTGTATCCAACTACACGGTGGAGCCTAATGTTTGAAAGTTCACATATAATTCGCCTCAAATTTTTAATACCTGTGAATGCTCTGTCGAAACTTATTGAATTATGCTTTCTCGTTATTTCGAATTAGTATTGAAGAAAATACATCAGGTTTTCCTTGCTTGTGAAGAGAAAGGACATTTCAGTTCCTTTCCTCCTAGTGTTTTTACCTTGGCATGATATTTTTAATAGCAGATACTAGTATCAACTTGCACTAAAAATAAATTATCAACCTATAACTATGTACCGACTTTTAGGTACTATATCTCTGCTACTAAATTCCTTTTCCCACTGTCTGGTGCTTGTAAATATTCAAAGGATCTTCATAGTTCCTTCTGCTGCCTGCCTGCATCAAATACGCATGCATGCATTGCATGACCTGATGAGTAGAGTAGCAGCAGCACTTACCTGACCGTGCACTGCACCGCATCTGCGTGGTAGCTCGTATAGTTTGGTAGAGCTGTCTCCATCTCTCCTAGCTTCATCAAATGTTAACCCCCATTCTTGTTGTGTGCCTGGGGGAGAGAGAATATTCTGACGCCAGCCGCAATCTAGCGAGATCTCGTGATCTGACCGCCGCCGCATGCAGGAGCTTGGCCGGGGACGATGAACCTCGCCCGCTGCTCCTGCTTGTGCTGGACGGCTCCGGCGCGGGATTATCAAAGGctggcagccgccgccgtgtcCCCCGAGCCACTGTGCAGCGGTCAGGCAGGCCTCTCGCCTGGCCCAATCGGACGCCGCCATCGTATCAGCGACGACCGGGCCTGACCGGGCCGGGGGAGAATAATATGGTTTATTCTGCGAGGGGAATGGAATGAATGTATAATAAACCTGTTTAATTGCGATCAGCAAGTTGCTGTGGTAATTACTAATCAGCACCTGAAGGCTAAAGCAAGTTGGTAGTATATAAATCTACACTGGAAGAAGTAATTAGCcagctactccctccatttttattCATATATTGTATTAGGTTTGTCTTAAGtcaaatttgactaagtttgactaagtctatagaaaaatatagtaaCAACTGTAATATCCAATATATGCACTATTAATATATACATCATAGTTGATTCAATGAAACAATTTGATATTGTAAATATCATTATTTCTTTCTATAAATTAGATCAAAGTTTGCTAAATTTGATTTAAAtctaatacgacatgtaaataaaaacagatAAAAGTATTCAACAGTACATAATTAATATAATTAATGGATGCCATCCAGGGGTCGGATTAGGTAGGTGATGTGGTTGTCCTTCCGTGCAAGCCTCGCTCGGGGTCTAATACACTGCATGCATGCAATGAAGCCTAATGATATGATACCAAACTGGAAGAGGCTACTTACGGTGCATGTGATTTGAATTGTGATCCAACATTATTAGAAGGACCATATACAGGGATTTCAGAGCTCGATCCGTGATCCGTGAGCTACGCCGAGTTTGCTAATCCTGATTATTTTCTGCGTCGATATTAGGAAGGTAATATGTCTGCAGCATTTCCTacttttttcaatcattgtaaaatttctcttcATAGAATTATTCTATGTGGACATCATCAGTAGCACCCTAAAAATTTACTTAAGATCTTTTATTCCTTAATCTTCTGTTCACACTATTTATTTCCGGTTGGTTCGTTGTCCTGCTGCATCAACCGTAAGCTTCTGCTTCTTTCCAGCCCATCTCTTTCTGCGGCTATATTTTTggcatatatttttttatttgatcaatAAATTCTATACTTGTCTATTGGCATGTTATGTAAATGGTGTTATAAACGTATTTCTTTTACGTATATTATACCGTTTCCCTTCTAGCTCTAGCCACCATTAGTAAGAGCTGCTAACACAAGAGTGCATGCCTACCCCAAGATTAAAACAGATCAACTATAGCTGATGACAAAATCTTGAGAGAGACAACCGCATACCCATCAAGATCTCCATGCATGATGCATAGACCATTCAGGGTAGTACAGTGCAATATTTGTAATGCCTAAGGATCTCTTGCAACAAAGGGGATCGAACGAGATGTTGTGTGAAGTGTTTTATTAGCTAGTAAAGTCGGCGACAACACATCTGCCATCTTTTAGTTTAGGTTTGAATTAGTCGTCTCTGTCGCTCTAGTTTAGTCTCTCTAACTAGGCGGTGTGTCGTGAAGTCACGCAAGTTGAAGTTTAAGAAGCCGTTCCAAGGTGATGAAAGCAGAATTAGGCTGCAGTGCCAGGGCTATCTTAATCCACAGCTCGCCCGGAAAGAAGCAACAGGCCGTAACCACAAATCCCTATAGATACTAACGTGGCCATCAGGACCCAAATAAGTCATACCAATCTCTCTCCGCCTACGTATGCAATGTCTACTGACTACTACAGATGTGTAGGATCCCATTGAAAGTTGCTTAGATGCCCTTGAGAAGTTGAGATACAGTAAAGAGTCCGACACTGCAATCCCTTGACATTATACAGTGAAGAGCTGGAATGAGACCAGGGTTGTTGGGAGGAAGCTAAGCTTTAGGCCCAGTTTATTTCAGCTTCTGTTAGATTTTGAAGGTTCGATTTTAGCAAATCCAAAAATCAGATGACTCCTAGAATCCAGAATCTAGAATTGCATTATGGATCCTCATGATTCTAAATTCTTGATTTTGTATTATGTGAGTCATCTGACTTTTGGATTTCTCAAAATCAAGCCTTCAAATCAACTAGAACCTGAAACAAATAGGGCCTTAAACCAATTGATGAGCCTATGGAACTCTGTTTGACCAATCTTCtttatcaagattcaaacatcATGTATAAACACTACTGCAGAAACGGTTTTCACGGGCGGGTAGAatggcatttgtaggggcggacgCGCCACCCGTAGCTGTCTCCCGCAACTAGAAATCATGCTTTCCAGGGGCGGGTAAAGGGccctgtggcggaaccacccaaaactactgggcccgggtgcactgatctttgttgctaagcaactctgacccaaattggcactcactggtagttcctcgagtgaagcctcgataaaagccacgttcttccaggatcagcagacaatactcacacgaaggtgagcccagagattacaacacagaacatttcatacatctcagagtttgcagcggaaaagaaatttattacaaaccatgttcagagtagtgAAAGTACTATAGAGTTccttctactcaaattattcaagtctcattgttcagcggaagaagtaaaagataactagtgaaataacgtgacgcatcgataaagcccgtacgaaagcgtcattcagcgggagggtggtcagcaccagctgaagggccatcccactcaacagaccagcccggaggcaaggtacacggccaagtaagacttgcaaacagatcttcaaagttagtacctgaaaaacagtgccacaagcaaggctgagtatattaatactcagcaagactgacccgtcaacggatataacatagtccgataactagacatgcaaggctttttggttggtggggtttgttttgccaaaaatgccactaaatgttgatccttattttcaaattttatctagccatcttTTAGTTGGGttaaccgttctaagtttgcatctaactctacacaaacatggtagagcaatcatttaatcaaccagcagtattatcatcatcatgttccacttgttactctgtgtgaccgaaaacattaagcaatctcatgccgtgagaggcggacgattccgaatcgaatttcaacctggccaggggaacctagaccacatgtatgggaaccaagtcacccacacaacatttcccctttctttccagtccgtggatccggaacaccctccccgactacagagcccgacgtctctgcacccgtacgtccggacaaaaaaataaacctacttctaccaagagggtgcgagatcgttccactcgctggtccaatcaggtacttcagcttaccgattaccatatttctcggtatgtggctagtactttcaaacgcttaacgaaatgagccacacaccgcaaccttagccatttttgactacaccagcggggtatcacaactacacaaccccgcctgttgtccttatatttcagcaagaAATTAAAGTCAGTcgactcctata
This portion of the Panicum virgatum strain AP13 chromosome 2N, P.virgatum_v5, whole genome shotgun sequence genome encodes:
- the LOC120660633 gene encoding fructose-bisphosphate aldolase-lysine N-methyltransferase, chloroplastic-like isoform X2, whose translation is MAALQPQHHRLLLPRHRLLSIRPPPPRLRVPSRSHRLLPRARAVSAAASTAALEDFRRWLSSHGAVEGKASPAAVPEGLGLVAARDLPRGEVVAEVPKKLWMDADAVAASDIGRACGGDGGLRPWVAVALLLLREVARGADSPWAPYLAVLPRQTDSTIFWSEEELLEIQGTQLLSTTMGVKDYVQSEFESVEAEIINANKDLFPGTITFDDFLWAFGILRSRVFPELRGDKLALIPFADLVNHSAHITSEGSSWEIKGKGLFGREVMFSLRTPVDVKTGEQIYIQYDLDKSNAELALDYGFIESNPSRDSYTVTLEISESDPFYGDKLDIAELNGLGESAYFDIVLNEPLPPQMITYLRLLCIGGTDAFLMEALFRNSVWGHLELPVSPDNEESICKVMRDACKSALDAYHTTIQEDEELLETENLQSRLKIAIGVRVGEKKVLQQIDDIFKQREEELDGLEYYQERRLKDLGLVGDNGEIIFWET
- the LOC120660633 gene encoding fructose-bisphosphate aldolase-lysine N-methyltransferase, chloroplastic-like isoform X1, with the translated sequence MAALQPQHHRLLLPRHRLLSIRPPPPRLRVPSRSHRLLPRARAVSAAASTAALEDFRRWLSSHGAVEGKASPAAVPEGLGLVAARDLPRGEVVAEVPKKLWMDADAVAASDIGRACGGDGGLRPWVAVALLLLREVARGADSPWAPYLAVLPRQTDSTIFWSEEELLEIQVAGTQLLSTTMGVKDYVQSEFESVEAEIINANKDLFPGTITFDDFLWAFGILRSRVFPELRGDKLALIPFADLVNHSAHITSEGSSWEIKGKGLFGREVMFSLRTPVDVKTGEQIYIQYDLDKSNAELALDYGFIESNPSRDSYTVTLEISESDPFYGDKLDIAELNGLGESAYFDIVLNEPLPPQMITYLRLLCIGGTDAFLMEALFRNSVWGHLELPVSPDNEESICKVMRDACKSALDAYHTTIQEDEELLETENLQSRLKIAIGVRVGEKKVLQQIDDIFKQREEELDGLEYYQERRLKDLGLVGDNGEIIFWET
- the LOC120660634 gene encoding peptidyl-prolyl cis-trans isomerase NIMA-interacting 4-like, which codes for MGKDSKPKDAKGKGKAASSGGDDAGGKGGKGKGGKSADGLGTCTYVKARHVLCEKQGKINEAYKKLQDGWLDNGDKVPPAEFAKVAQEFSECPSGKKGGDLGWFPRGKMAGPFQEVAFNTPVGAVSAPFKSTHGYHFILCEGRKN